CTGCGGATGATCGCGGGCCACGAGGAAGCCACCAGCGGCGACATCCTCGTGCGGGACAAGCAGGTGACGCACCTGCCTCCCTCACGGCGCGGCACGGCCATGATGTTCCAGAGCTACGCGCTGTTCCCGCATCTGAATGCGCGCGACAACGTGGCCTTCAGCCTGCAGATGCGCGGCGTCGGCAAGGCAGAGCGCAACGCAAAGGCGCAAGACCTTCTGGAACTGGTGGAGATGACCGATTACCGCGACCGCCGCCCGCACGAACTGTCGGGCGGACAACAGCAGAGGGTCGCGCTGGCTCGGGCGCTGGTCAACGAGCCTTCCGTGCTGCTGCTGGACGAACCGCTGTCGGCGCTGGACCCCTTCCTGCGCATCCGGATGCGCGAGGAGCTGAAGCGGATCCAGCGCGATCTGGGCATCACCTTTATCCACGTGACCCACAGCCAGGACGAGGCGCTGGCCCTGGGTGATCAGGTCGTCGTCATGCAGGACGGCGAAATCCGGCAAAGCGGCACGGCCCGTGACGTCTACGAGACGCCGCAGAACGAATTTGTGGCGCGCTTCATCGGCGGTCACAACATCCTTTCATCGGAGCGCGGGCCGGTATCGGTGCGCGCCGACCACATGGCCATCGCCCCCGCCGATCAGGCCGCCCCCGCCGAGCGGCGCAGCCTGTCGGGCACCGTAGGGGCCGTCGAATACCAAGGCAGCCGCGTGCGCATCACCGTCGCCGAAGACAGCGTCACCGACCGTCGGCACGTGGTGGAGCTGGGGGACCGCGACTATTTTGCGGCACCCGTCTCTGCCGGTGCGCCGGTGAACGTCAGCTGGATGGCGGCCGACGAGCATCCGCTAAAGACTGCGGGGCTGTAAGATGCAGGCACCTTCATCCATCTCGCTGCACAGCCGGTTCGACCGGCTTTTGCCCTATCTCCAGATCGCGCCGCTGGCGCTGGTATTGTTCGTCTTCCTGCTGATCCCGCTGGGACTGATCGTCGTGGTCAGCTTCTGGGACTACGACAGCTTCCGCGTCATCCCCGCCTTCGTGACCTTCAACTACGCCGAGATGCTGTCCTCTCCCACCATCTGGCGCACGATGTGGAGCACGGTGCAGTTCACCCTGCTGACGCTGACGATCACCGGGGCCATCGGGTTTCTGGTGGCCTATTACATCGCCTTCTACGTCCGCTCTCCGATGATGAAGACGATCTTCTTCATGGCCTGCACCATCCCGTTCCTTACGTCGAACATCATCCGCATGATCTCGTGGGTGCCGTTCCTCGGGCGTAACGGGCTGATCAATTCCATGCTGATGGACATCGGCCTGATCGCCGAGCCGCTGGATTTCCTCCTGTACTCCCGCTTCGCCGTTGTCTTGGTCTACGTCTACCTGTTCACGCTGTTCATGGTGACACCGCTCTTCAACGCGATGGCGCGTATCGACCGCAGCGTGATCGAGGCCGCCGTGGACGCCGGTGCGTCTCCCCTGCAGATCATGTTCCGCGTCGTGGCGCCGCTGACCAAAACCGGCTTCGCGATCGGGGCCGTCTTCATCATCACGCTGGTGATGGGCGATTTCGTCACCGTGCGACTGATGGGCGGCGGACAAAGCGCCTCGACCGGGCTGCTCATCACCAACCAGATCTCGCTGCTGCAATATCCGGCCGCCTGCGCCAACGCCGTGCTGCTGCTGGTCGTCGTGATGATCGCCATCGGTGGCATCCTGCGCAACGTCGACATCCGGAGAGCGATATGATCCGTCACAGCCCCCTGTCCCGTGTCCTTCAGGTCATCATGTGGCTCTTCCTGCTGTTTCTCTACGGGCCCACGCTCACCATCCTGATCTTGTCTTTCCAAGGACCAATGGGCGGTCTGACCTTCCCCCTGAAAGAGCCGTCGCTGCACTGGTTCGCCTCGCTCTTCGAGGTTCAGCGCGTGGGTGACTTCGGCGGGTCGCTGAAGCGTTCGCTGATCCTTGCCGTGCTGGTCATGTTCGTGAACGTGCTGATCGCGGTGCCCGCGGGCATGGCCCTGCGCAAAAGGTTCCGTGGCAGGCGTGCAATCTTCTGGCTGACCATCGCCAGCCTGATCGTGCCGTCTATCCTCGTCAGCCTCGGCATCGGGTTGCTGTTCAGCCAGACCGGGCTGGGATCGTCGTGGTACACCAGCGCCTTCGGTGCGCACCTGACCTGGACCCTGCCCTTCGGCGTGCTGATCATGATCGGCGTCTTTGCCCGCCTCAATCCCGCCTACGAAGAGGCGGCGGTCGATGCCGGGGCGACGCGGTGGCAGACCTTCCGGCATGTGACCTTTCCGATCATCCTGCCAAACGTGGTCGGCGTGATGCTCTTCGGCTTCTCGCTGTCCTACGACGAGATGCCGCGCACCGTGCTCGCAGGCGGGGCCTACAACACCCTGCCGCTGGAAATCTACGCCATGACCAACAACGTCACCACGCCCGTGCTGTATGCGCTGGGGTCGCTGACGACGCTGGTGTCCTTCCTCGTGATCGCCCTCGCGCTCACGCTGATGACCCTCGCCCGCCGCCGCACCGGTGGCGGCGCCGCCCTCGGAAAACCGAAACAGGAGTCCTGATCCGTGACCACCACCACTCACAAATCCATCGACCGCCGCCCCGTACCGGACATGCCCAGCAAGTCCTGCGTCGCGGTGTATCGCCTGCCCGGCGGCGGCGGCTTCCTCTGGGGCGTGGCCACGGCACGGGACCTCAGCCTCGACATGCCGGATCAGGCGCGCGACGCCATGGCCGTGATCGACGGATACCTTCAGGATCACGGGCTGGAGCGCAAGGACATCGTGAAATGCGAGGTCGTCACGACCGACCACGACCGCAAGCCTGAATTCGACGCCGTCTGGCAAGAGTGGATGCCCGAGGGCTACGGCCCGGTCCGGTCCTTCGTGGAATCGAAGATGCCCGAGGGCGACCTTGTCGAGCTGATCATCACCGCCGCGCTGCGCACCGACGAGGCCTGAGATGTTTCCATCCGACTTCCAACCGGCGCCGGGCCAGTTCCGCCCCGGCGCCATCGGCCACGGCCGTTGCCGCGTGACGCCGAACTACGCCCTGATGCCGCCTGAAGGCGTCATGGACAGCTACCTGCCGCAGTGGGTCGACACCACCGCCCGCTTTCTGGCAGGCCCGCCGCTCGGCGCGTGCTTCGGGCAGGTAATCCTCGAGATGGAGGCCACCGGTGGAACCCGTGGGCACGTTCAGGACGGCCTTCAGCACCTGTTCTGGGTGCTGGAGGGCGTTGTCACGCTGACGGTGGATGACCACGACCCCGTCGAGATGACGCCGGGCGGCTACGCCTTCCTGCCTGCCGGCACCGGGCACACCGTTTCCGCGGCGGGTGGCGCGCCTGCGCGGCTGATGGACATCCGAAAGCCCTATGTTCCGGCAGAGGGCTTCGATGCGCCGCCGGTCATCCTCTCGCACCGTGATACGCTCGAAAAGATCAACCACAACGGCACCATCGGGCGGACGTGGGAACACCTCATGCCCTACGGCGACATGCGGTTCGACTTCGAGGTCAACATCCTGTCCTTCGAGCCGGGCGTGCATTTTCCGGACATCGAGACCCACATCATGGAACACGGGCTCCTGATGCTCGAGGGCCAGGGGCTCTACCTGCTTGACCGGGATTGGCACGAGGTCTGGGAGGGCGATTTCATCTGGATGGGTCCGTACTGTCCGCAATTCTTCTACCCCACCGGTTGGACCCGTTCGGCCTACATGCTCTACAAGAACGTCAACCGGGACCTCGACTTCTCCCATGCGTGACGCCGGGGATCCCGCCGCCTCGCGGCTTCTGATGCGCATCGAGGCGCTGGCGCGCATATCGGACGAGTCCGACTGCCTCACCCGTCTGCCGCTTGGCGAAGGCCAGCGGCAGGCGGGTGAGATGATCGCCGGCTGGATGCGCGACGCGGGCATGGACTGCCATCGCGATGCCACCGGGAACCTGATAGGCCAATACCCCGCAACCCCGCACGACAACCGCCCGGTGCTGGCACTCGGCTCGCATTTCGATACCGTGCGCAACGCGGGGCGCTTTGACGGCACGCTCGGCGTTCTTGCCGCCATCGAAACCGTGCAAGCCCTGCATGACGACGG
This region of Ponticoccus alexandrii genomic DNA includes:
- a CDS encoding ABC transporter ATP-binding protein, encoding MRMPQKDVELVGLTKRFGSSVAVNTIDLQIAEASYCCLLGPSGCGKSTTLRMIAGHEEATSGDILVRDKQVTHLPPSRRGTAMMFQSYALFPHLNARDNVAFSLQMRGVGKAERNAKAQDLLELVEMTDYRDRRPHELSGGQQQRVALARALVNEPSVLLLDEPLSALDPFLRIRMREELKRIQRDLGITFIHVTHSQDEALALGDQVVVMQDGEIRQSGTARDVYETPQNEFVARFIGGHNILSSERGPVSVRADHMAIAPADQAAPAERRSLSGTVGAVEYQGSRVRITVAEDSVTDRRHVVELGDRDYFAAPVSAGAPVNVSWMAADEHPLKTAGL
- a CDS encoding ABC transporter permease, coding for MQAPSSISLHSRFDRLLPYLQIAPLALVLFVFLLIPLGLIVVVSFWDYDSFRVIPAFVTFNYAEMLSSPTIWRTMWSTVQFTLLTLTITGAIGFLVAYYIAFYVRSPMMKTIFFMACTIPFLTSNIIRMISWVPFLGRNGLINSMLMDIGLIAEPLDFLLYSRFAVVLVYVYLFTLFMVTPLFNAMARIDRSVIEAAVDAGASPLQIMFRVVAPLTKTGFAIGAVFIITLVMGDFVTVRLMGGGQSASTGLLITNQISLLQYPAACANAVLLLVVVMIAIGGILRNVDIRRAI
- a CDS encoding ABC transporter permease — encoded protein: MIRHSPLSRVLQVIMWLFLLFLYGPTLTILILSFQGPMGGLTFPLKEPSLHWFASLFEVQRVGDFGGSLKRSLILAVLVMFVNVLIAVPAGMALRKRFRGRRAIFWLTIASLIVPSILVSLGIGLLFSQTGLGSSWYTSAFGAHLTWTLPFGVLIMIGVFARLNPAYEEAAVDAGATRWQTFRHVTFPIILPNVVGVMLFGFSLSYDEMPRTVLAGGAYNTLPLEIYAMTNNVTTPVLYALGSLTTLVSFLVIALALTLMTLARRRTGGGAALGKPKQES
- a CDS encoding RidA family protein yields the protein MTTTTHKSIDRRPVPDMPSKSCVAVYRLPGGGGFLWGVATARDLSLDMPDQARDAMAVIDGYLQDHGLERKDIVKCEVVTTDHDRKPEFDAVWQEWMPEGYGPVRSFVESKMPEGDLVELIITAALRTDEA
- the allE gene encoding (S)-ureidoglycine aminohydrolase; this translates as MFPSDFQPAPGQFRPGAIGHGRCRVTPNYALMPPEGVMDSYLPQWVDTTARFLAGPPLGACFGQVILEMEATGGTRGHVQDGLQHLFWVLEGVVTLTVDDHDPVEMTPGGYAFLPAGTGHTVSAAGGAPARLMDIRKPYVPAEGFDAPPVILSHRDTLEKINHNGTIGRTWEHLMPYGDMRFDFEVNILSFEPGVHFPDIETHIMEHGLLMLEGQGLYLLDRDWHEVWEGDFIWMGPYCPQFFYPTGWTRSAYMLYKNVNRDLDFSHA